Proteins encoded in a region of the Populus nigra chromosome 3, ddPopNigr1.1, whole genome shotgun sequence genome:
- the LOC133689325 gene encoding acid phosphatase 1-like — MTPKGASYYLSWRLAVEANNVRAWRTVPSQCLRYVEAYMRGGQYDRDLDLIVDQVLSYINEIDPSNDGMDAWILDVDDTCISNLLYYREKRYGCDPFDKAGFKAWALKGGCQAIPAVLGLFNNLVQNGFKVFLITGRDQETLGQVTSDNLHDQGFIGYERLILKTAGFKGQSALAYKSEMRRRLEKEGYRIWGNVGDQWSDLQGECLGNRTFKLPNPMYFVP, encoded by the exons ATGACACCAAAAGGCGCTTCCTATTACCTGAGCTGGAGGTTGGCTGTGGAGGCTAACAATGTGCGTGCGTGGCGCACGGTCCCTTCTCAATGCTTGAGGTACGTTGAAGCTTACATGCGTGGAGGACAGTATGACAGGGACCTTGACTTGATTGTTGACCAAGTTTTGAGTTATATTAATGAGATAGATCCCTCCAACGATGGCATGGATGCTTGGATCCTAGATGTTGACGACACCTGCATCTCTAATCTCCTCTACTACAGGGAAAAGAGATATGG GTGTGACCCATTCGATAAAGCTGGTTTCAAGGCATGGGCATTAAAGGGAGGATGCCAAGCAATTCCTGCTGTTCTTGGATTGTTTAACAACCTGGTTCAAAATGGTTTTAAAGTATTCCTGATCACTGGAAGGGACCAGGAAACACTTGGCCAAGTCACTAGTGATAATCTGCATGATCAGGGCTTCATCGGCTATGAGCGACTAATCTTGAA GACGGCAGGGTTCAAAGGACAAAGCGCTTTGGCATACAAGTCAGAAATGAGAAGGCGATTAGAAAAGGAAGGTTACAGGATATGGGGGAACGTTGGTGACCAATGGAGTGATCTGCAAGGAGAGTGTTTGGGAAACCGCACTTTCAAGCTACCAAATCCAATGTATTTTGTTCCCTGA